From a single Streptomyces sp. 1331.2 genomic region:
- a CDS encoding zinc-dependent metalloprotease has product MTSASGGADMVDWNLAVATATRLVRPGPEVSRAEAAAVVAELRRHALEAEEHVRAFTGMRSSSLAQATATPVLVVDRPGWVRANVAGFRTVVQPLVEKLQARRANSATAGMLGTVGEKATGIEVGALLAFLATKVLGQYETFAPAEPPLEAPDSPAALFDKPRLGPDGPGPGRLLLVAPNIVHVERELDVDPSDFRLWVCLHEETHRTQFTAVPWLRDHIQSEVQSFLAETDVEPGALLDRLRDAAGSLGGLPGVGGREGASSSNLLEIVQSPAQREILGRLTAVMSLLEGHADVVMDGVGPAVVPTVAEIREKFQQRRDRGANRLDLLLRRLLGMDAKLRQYQDGAVFVRGVVERVGMEGFNRVWTSPNTLPTKDEIHDPAAWVARVAR; this is encoded by the coding sequence ATGACGAGCGCGAGTGGCGGTGCTGACATGGTCGACTGGAACCTCGCGGTCGCGACTGCGACCAGGCTGGTTCGGCCGGGGCCCGAGGTGAGCCGGGCGGAGGCGGCGGCGGTGGTCGCCGAGCTGCGCCGGCACGCCCTGGAGGCGGAGGAGCACGTACGGGCGTTCACCGGCATGCGGTCGTCGAGCCTGGCCCAGGCCACGGCGACGCCGGTGCTGGTGGTGGACCGCCCGGGGTGGGTGCGGGCCAACGTGGCGGGCTTCCGTACGGTGGTCCAGCCGCTGGTGGAGAAGCTCCAGGCGCGGCGGGCGAACAGCGCGACGGCCGGGATGCTCGGCACCGTGGGGGAGAAGGCCACCGGCATCGAGGTCGGGGCGCTGCTGGCCTTCCTGGCGACCAAGGTGCTGGGCCAGTACGAGACCTTCGCCCCGGCGGAGCCCCCGCTGGAGGCCCCGGACTCCCCGGCGGCCCTGTTCGACAAGCCGCGGCTGGGTCCGGACGGCCCCGGTCCCGGCCGGCTGCTGCTGGTGGCGCCGAACATCGTGCACGTCGAGCGGGAGCTGGACGTCGACCCGTCCGACTTCCGGCTCTGGGTCTGCCTGCACGAGGAGACGCACCGGACGCAGTTCACCGCGGTGCCGTGGCTGCGCGACCACATCCAGTCCGAGGTGCAGTCCTTCCTCGCCGAGACGGACGTCGAGCCGGGCGCCCTGCTGGACCGCCTGCGGGACGCGGCGGGTTCGCTCGGCGGCCTGCCGGGCGTCGGCGGCCGGGAGGGCGCCTCCTCCTCGAACCTGCTGGAGATCGTCCAGTCGCCGGCCCAGCGCGAGATCCTCGGCCGGCTGACGGCAGTGATGTCGCTGCTGGAGGGCCACGCGGACGTGGTGATGGACGGTGTCGGCCCGGCCGTCGTGCCGACCGTCGCGGAGATCCGGGAGAAGTTCCAGCAGCGCCGGGACCGCGGCGCGAACCGGCTGGACCTGCTGCTGCGCCGGCTGCTGGGCATGGACGCCAAGCTGCGCCAGTACCAGGACGGCGCGGTGTTCGTGCGCGGCGTGGTGGAGCGGGTCGGCATGGAGGGGTTCAACCGGGTGTGGACCTCCCCGAACACGCTGCCGACCAAGGACGAGATCCACGACCCGGCCGCCTGGGTGGCCCGGGTGGCCCGCTGA
- the dacB gene encoding D-alanyl-D-alanine carboxypeptidase/D-alanyl-D-alanine endopeptidase, with translation MGAGGGTARRRRGTAAGLVGAALLVASTVLTPGGAYAQPSPPPGGHSAGPGEDEGHDGQGDRDGRKGDHGKGGAKPPAGPSPSATTGAATATRRAAPPAGSSSAPATGGDPSAARPAPAPAVVLAAAGPEAAVPTAPGLQQALAAALADRNLGDVGLAVADAADGRLLYGSAENTAATPASTTKLATSIAALSLIPGDTRLTTRVVRGAEPGTITLVGGGDPTLTALSADQVQIGGQPVDADTAPASLDELARQTAAALTAAGTGTVRLDYDLSLYSGNPQHKNHDAQNIALVVPLMVDEAKADPKSREDAPARVADPAGAAAEAFAAALKLRGITVEGRAKPAVVPAAADAPVLGRVASPTVDRLVERLLTTSDNQLAEAIARQAALAAHQPAGFEGAVTAVTQELTRLGVPMANVTLNDGSGLNPNNAIPPAVLVRLLSLAASEQHPALRPVLTGLPVAGFTGTLGKRYGSGSGAADAAGLIRAKTGTLSAVNTLAGTVVDADGRLLAFAVMTRTPATASVDATRAAMDRVAAHLAACGCH, from the coding sequence GTGGGAGCAGGGGGAGGGACGGCGCGCCGCCGCAGGGGGACGGCCGCGGGCCTGGTCGGGGCAGCGCTGCTCGTCGCGAGTACGGTCCTGACCCCGGGTGGTGCGTACGCGCAGCCCTCCCCGCCGCCGGGCGGGCACAGCGCCGGGCCCGGCGAGGACGAGGGCCACGACGGCCAGGGCGACCGCGACGGCCGCAAGGGCGACCACGGCAAGGGCGGCGCCAAGCCCCCGGCCGGCCCGAGCCCGAGCGCCACCACCGGCGCCGCCACCGCGACCCGCCGGGCCGCGCCGCCCGCCGGGTCCTCCTCCGCGCCGGCCACCGGCGGCGACCCGTCCGCCGCCCGCCCGGCCCCCGCACCGGCCGTCGTGCTGGCCGCGGCGGGCCCGGAGGCGGCCGTGCCCACCGCGCCGGGCCTCCAGCAGGCGCTCGCCGCCGCCCTCGCCGACCGCAACCTCGGCGACGTCGGCCTCGCCGTCGCGGACGCCGCGGACGGCCGGCTCCTCTACGGCTCCGCGGAGAACACCGCGGCCACCCCCGCCTCCACCACCAAGCTGGCCACCTCGATCGCGGCGCTGTCCCTGATCCCCGGCGACACCCGGTTGACCACCAGGGTGGTCCGCGGCGCGGAGCCGGGCACGATCACCCTGGTCGGCGGCGGCGACCCGACGCTCACCGCACTGTCCGCCGACCAGGTGCAGATCGGCGGGCAGCCGGTCGACGCCGACACCGCCCCCGCCTCGCTGGACGAGCTCGCCCGGCAGACCGCCGCCGCGCTGACCGCGGCCGGCACCGGCACGGTCCGGCTGGACTACGACCTGTCCCTGTACTCCGGCAACCCGCAGCACAAGAACCACGACGCGCAGAACATCGCCCTGGTCGTCCCGCTGATGGTGGACGAGGCCAAGGCGGACCCGAAGAGCCGGGAGGACGCGCCGGCCCGGGTCGCCGACCCGGCCGGCGCGGCCGCCGAGGCCTTCGCCGCCGCGCTCAAGCTCCGCGGCATCACCGTGGAGGGCAGGGCCAAGCCCGCCGTCGTGCCGGCCGCGGCCGACGCGCCAGTCCTCGGCCGGGTCGCGTCGCCCACCGTCGACCGGCTGGTCGAGCGCCTGCTGACCACCTCCGACAACCAGCTCGCCGAGGCGATCGCCCGTCAGGCCGCCCTCGCCGCCCACCAGCCGGCCGGCTTCGAGGGGGCGGTCACCGCCGTCACCCAGGAGCTCACCAGGCTGGGCGTGCCGATGGCGAACGTGACCCTCAACGACGGCAGCGGCCTGAACCCGAACAACGCGATCCCGCCCGCGGTCCTGGTCCGGCTGCTCTCGCTGGCCGCCTCCGAGCAACACCCGGCCCTGCGCCCGGTGCTCACCGGCCTCCCGGTCGCGGGCTTCACCGGCACCCTCGGCAAGCGGTACGGCTCCGGATCGGGCGCCGCCGACGCGGCCGGCCTGATCCGCGCCAAGACCGGCACCCTCAGCGCCGTCAACACCCTGGCCGGCACCGTCGTCGACGCCGACGGCCGCCTGCTCGCCTTCGCCGTCATGACCCGCACCCCGGCCACGGCCTCCGTCGACGCCACCCGCGCCGCCATGGACCGCGTCGCCGCCCACCTCGCCGCCTGCGGCTGCCACTGA
- the tilS gene encoding tRNA lysidine(34) synthetase TilS, giving the protein MGPHPAVAAIRLAVRRTLTDLAAEAGSTFTAPVREPRERPAGAPLVGAAVGTTLIGNAARHPSGLPRTPAAPGSPLVLVAVSGGADSMALAIAAAFEAPKIGLRVGAVTVDHGLQAGSAERAAQVAERLRSLGLDPVEAIPVRVGRTGGPEAAARDARYAALDEAADRHGAIAVLLGHTRDDQAETVLLGLARGSGARSLAGMPAQKGRYRRPLLELDRAATRQACSAQSIPVWDDPHNCDPAYTRSRVRHEVLPVLEKHLGGGVVEALARTARLFRDDADALDQWASLAERDLRTGEGALDAVKLAELPPAVRRRVLRRAALRAGCPAGDLFARHLETIDLLVTGWRGQGPLHLPGGVEATRRCGTLVFRRQGD; this is encoded by the coding sequence GTGGGCCCTCACCCCGCCGTCGCCGCGATACGCCTGGCCGTTCGCCGCACGCTCACCGACCTCGCCGCCGAGGCCGGTTCCACCTTCACCGCGCCCGTGCGCGAGCCCCGCGAGCGCCCGGCCGGGGCGCCGCTGGTGGGTGCCGCCGTCGGCACCACCCTGATCGGCAACGCCGCACGCCATCCGTCCGGGCTGCCCCGCACCCCGGCCGCGCCCGGCTCGCCGCTGGTCCTGGTCGCCGTCAGCGGCGGCGCGGACTCGATGGCCCTGGCCATCGCCGCCGCCTTCGAGGCCCCCAAGATCGGCCTGCGGGTCGGCGCGGTCACCGTCGACCACGGTCTGCAGGCCGGCTCCGCCGAGCGCGCCGCCCAGGTGGCCGAGCGGCTGCGCTCGCTCGGTCTCGACCCGGTCGAGGCGATCCCGGTGCGCGTCGGGCGCACCGGCGGCCCGGAGGCCGCCGCCCGGGACGCCCGCTACGCGGCCCTGGACGAGGCCGCCGACCGCCACGGCGCGATCGCCGTCCTGCTCGGCCACACCCGGGACGACCAGGCCGAGACCGTACTGCTGGGCCTGGCCCGCGGTTCGGGCGCCCGCTCGCTGGCCGGGATGCCGGCCCAGAAGGGCCGCTACCGCCGCCCGCTGCTGGAGCTGGACCGGGCCGCCACCCGGCAGGCCTGCTCCGCCCAGTCGATCCCGGTCTGGGACGACCCGCACAACTGTGATCCCGCCTACACCCGCTCCCGGGTCCGGCACGAGGTGCTGCCCGTCCTGGAGAAGCACCTGGGCGGTGGCGTGGTCGAGGCCCTGGCCCGTACCGCCCGGCTGTTCCGCGACGACGCCGACGCCCTCGACCAGTGGGCCTCCCTGGCCGAACGCGACCTCCGTACCGGCGAAGGGGCCCTGGACGCCGTGAAACTGGCCGAACTGCCGCCGGCCGTGCGCCGCCGGGTGCTGCGCCGGGCCGCGCTGCGCGCGGGCTGTCCGGCCGGGGACCTGTTCGCCCGGCACCTGGAGACGATCGACCTGCTGGTCACCGGATGGCGCGGCCAGGGGCCGCTGCACCTACCCGGGGGAGTCGAGGCCACCCGCAGGTGTGGCACGCTGGTCTTTCGGCGGCAGGGCGACTGA
- the ygfZ gene encoding CAF17-like 4Fe-4S cluster assembly/insertion protein YgfZ yields MKSPLLALPGAVPAEGADEGVAAHYGDLFREQRRLSQGAGFVDQSHRGVVTVTGPDRLSWLHLLVTQHVSELPPQQAVEALVLSPNGHVEHALYLVDDGTTTWAHVEPGTQGALVAYLESMKFFYRVEVADATADYAVVHLPAGSTASLDGAAAVRELPYGRDLFVPRGELEKLTAGYGPAAGIWAYEALRIEDHRPRLGFETDHRTIPHEVDWLRTAVHLQKGCYRGQETVARVQNLGRPPRRLVFLHLDGTEETLPPHGTEVRLAGDPDGRALGFVTSSARHHELGPIALAIVKRNVPVDAVLLAGTVPGTQDVIVPQ; encoded by the coding sequence GTGAAGAGTCCGCTGCTTGCCCTGCCCGGAGCCGTCCCCGCCGAGGGCGCCGACGAGGGCGTCGCCGCCCACTACGGCGACCTCTTCCGCGAGCAACGCCGCCTCTCGCAGGGCGCCGGCTTCGTCGACCAGTCGCACCGCGGGGTGGTCACCGTCACCGGCCCGGACCGGCTCTCCTGGCTGCACCTGCTGGTCACCCAGCACGTCAGCGAACTCCCGCCGCAGCAGGCCGTCGAGGCGCTGGTGCTCTCCCCGAACGGGCACGTCGAGCACGCGCTCTACCTGGTGGACGACGGCACCACCACCTGGGCGCACGTCGAGCCGGGCACCCAGGGCGCGCTGGTGGCCTACCTGGAGAGCATGAAGTTCTTCTACCGGGTGGAGGTCGCCGACGCGACCGCCGACTACGCCGTGGTGCACCTGCCGGCCGGCTCCACCGCCTCCCTCGACGGCGCCGCCGCCGTCCGCGAACTCCCCTACGGGCGCGACCTGTTCGTGCCGCGCGGTGAGCTGGAGAAGCTCACCGCCGGGTACGGCCCGGCGGCCGGGATCTGGGCCTACGAGGCGCTGCGGATCGAGGACCACCGGCCCCGGCTCGGCTTCGAGACCGACCACCGGACCATCCCGCACGAGGTGGACTGGCTGCGCACCGCCGTCCACCTGCAGAAGGGCTGCTACCGCGGGCAGGAGACCGTCGCCCGGGTGCAAAACCTGGGCCGGCCGCCGCGCCGGCTGGTCTTCCTGCACCTGGACGGCACCGAGGAGACGCTGCCCCCGCACGGCACCGAGGTACGGCTGGCCGGTGACCCGGACGGGCGGGCGCTGGGCTTCGTGACCTCCTCGGCCCGGCACCACGAGCTGGGGCCGATCGCGCTGGCGATCGTCAAGCGGAACGTCCCGGTGGACGCGGTGCTGCTGGCCGGGACGGTGCCGGGCACCCAGGACGTGATCGTCCCGCAGTAG
- a CDS encoding dodecin — MTDHVYRVTEIVGSSTESVDAAIRNGVERAARTLRNLDWFEVSQVRGHLEDGRIKHFQVCIKVGFRLED; from the coding sequence ATGACCGACCATGTGTACCGGGTGACCGAGATCGTCGGGTCCTCGACCGAGAGCGTCGACGCCGCGATCCGCAACGGGGTGGAGCGGGCCGCCCGGACGCTGCGCAACCTCGACTGGTTCGAGGTGTCGCAGGTCCGGGGCCATCTGGAGGACGGCCGGATCAAGCACTTCCAGGTCTGCATCAAGGTCGGCTTCCGGCTGGAGGACTGA
- a CDS encoding inorganic diphosphatase — MEFDVLIEIPKGSRNKYEVDHETGRLRLDRMLFTSTRYPADYGYVEGTLGEDGDPLDALVILDEPTFPGCLIKCRAIGMFHMTDEAGGDDKLLCVPATDPRWEHLRDIHHVSEFDRLEIQHFFEVYKDLEPGKSVEGANWVGRAEAEAEVTASIKRLAEQGGH, encoded by the coding sequence TTGGAGTTCGACGTCCTTATCGAAATCCCGAAGGGCTCTCGTAACAAGTACGAGGTCGACCACGAGACCGGCCGCCTGCGGCTCGACCGGATGCTCTTCACCTCGACCCGCTACCCGGCCGACTACGGCTACGTCGAGGGCACGCTCGGCGAGGACGGCGACCCGCTGGACGCCCTGGTCATCCTGGACGAGCCGACCTTCCCGGGTTGCCTCATCAAGTGCCGCGCCATCGGCATGTTCCACATGACCGACGAGGCCGGCGGCGACGACAAGCTGCTCTGCGTCCCGGCGACGGACCCGCGCTGGGAGCACCTGCGCGACATCCACCACGTGTCGGAGTTCGACCGCCTGGAGATTCAGCACTTCTTCGAGGTCTACAAGGACCTGGAGCCGGGCAAGTCCGTCGAGGGCGCCAACTGGGTCGGCCGCGCCGAGGCCGAGGCCGAGGTCACCGCTTCGATCAAGCGTCTGGCGGAGCAGGGCGGCCACTGA
- the dtd gene encoding D-aminoacyl-tRNA deacylase has product MRAVVQRVTEARVTVAGETVGAIEGPGLCVLVGVTHDDTPAKAAQLARKLWTLRLLPANAEGVEQSCSDLGAPLLVISQFTLYGDARKGRRPTWNAAAPGPVAEPLVDEVVAQLRALGAKVETGRFGADMQVALVNDGPFTVLVEV; this is encoded by the coding sequence ATGCGAGCAGTGGTGCAGCGAGTGACCGAGGCCCGGGTGACCGTGGCCGGTGAGACCGTCGGCGCGATCGAGGGGCCCGGACTCTGCGTCCTGGTCGGCGTCACCCACGACGACACCCCGGCCAAGGCCGCCCAACTGGCCCGCAAGCTCTGGACCTTGCGGCTGCTGCCCGCGAACGCAGAAGGGGTCGAGCAGAGTTGCTCGGACCTCGGCGCCCCGCTGCTGGTGATCAGCCAGTTCACGCTCTACGGCGACGCCCGCAAGGGCCGTCGGCCCACCTGGAACGCCGCCGCCCCCGGGCCGGTCGCCGAGCCGCTGGTGGACGAGGTGGTCGCCCAGCTGCGCGCGCTGGGCGCCAAGGTGGAGACGGGCCGGTTCGGCGCCGACATGCAGGTGGCGCTGGTGAACGACGGCCCGTTCACCGTCCTCGTCGAGGTCTGA
- the hpt gene encoding hypoxanthine phosphoribosyltransferase — translation MDQNDMGADLAKVLISKDEIDAKLLELAERIDRDYAGKDLLIVGVLKGAVMVMADLARALHSQVTMDWMAVSSYGMGTKSSGVVRILKDLDTDIAGRDVLIVEDIIDSGLTLSWLLGNLGSRGPASLEVCTLLRKPDAAKVEIDVKYVGFDIPNEFVVGYGLDYAEKLRNLPFIGTLAPHVYGG, via the coding sequence GTGGACCAGAACGACATGGGCGCTGACCTCGCGAAGGTGCTCATCAGCAAGGACGAGATCGACGCCAAGCTCCTGGAGCTGGCCGAGCGCATCGACCGGGACTACGCAGGCAAGGACCTGCTGATCGTCGGCGTCCTCAAGGGTGCCGTGATGGTCATGGCCGACCTCGCCCGGGCCCTGCACTCGCAGGTCACCATGGACTGGATGGCCGTCTCCTCGTACGGGATGGGTACCAAGTCCTCCGGCGTGGTGCGGATCCTGAAGGACCTGGACACCGACATCGCCGGCCGTGACGTCCTGATCGTCGAGGACATCATCGACTCCGGTCTGACGCTGTCCTGGCTGCTGGGCAACCTGGGTTCGCGCGGCCCGGCCTCGCTGGAGGTCTGCACCCTGCTGCGCAAGCCGGACGCGGCCAAGGTCGAGATCGACGTGAAGTACGTCGGTTTCGACATCCCGAACGAGTTCGTGGTGGGCTACGGCCTGGACTACGCGGAGAAGCTGCGTAACCTCCCCTTCATCGGCACCCTCGCCCCGCACGTCTACGGCGGCTGA
- a CDS encoding biliverdin-producing heme oxygenase, translated as MPTPEPVPFSTVLRTASSEEHEAAEHSSFMSHLLNGRLGVEAYADLTGQLWFVYRALESRADQLAEHPLAGPFVDGALLRTPAIERDLAHLCGPDWRTGLTPLPATAAYVARVQELAERWPAGYIAHHYTRYLGDLSGGQIIRGIAERTWGFERKGDGVRFYVFEEVDNPAAFKREYRAKLDAAGAAMDEVERRRVVEECKRAFVLNGAVFRDLDARYPLSA; from the coding sequence ATGCCCACGCCCGAGCCCGTCCCGTTCTCCACCGTGCTCCGCACCGCCAGCAGCGAGGAGCACGAGGCCGCCGAGCACTCCTCGTTCATGAGCCACCTGCTGAACGGACGGCTCGGCGTCGAGGCCTACGCCGACCTCACCGGCCAACTCTGGTTCGTCTACCGCGCCCTGGAGAGCCGGGCCGACCAGCTCGCCGAACACCCGCTGGCCGGCCCCTTCGTCGACGGGGCGCTGCTGCGCACCCCCGCCATCGAGCGCGACCTGGCCCATCTGTGCGGGCCCGACTGGCGCACCGGACTGACGCCGCTGCCCGCCACCGCCGCGTACGTCGCGCGGGTCCAGGAGCTGGCCGAGCGGTGGCCGGCCGGGTACATCGCCCACCACTACACCCGCTACCTGGGCGACCTGTCGGGCGGTCAGATCATCCGCGGCATCGCCGAGAGGACCTGGGGCTTCGAGCGCAAGGGCGACGGCGTGCGGTTCTACGTCTTCGAGGAGGTCGACAACCCGGCCGCCTTCAAGCGCGAGTACCGGGCCAAGCTGGACGCGGCCGGGGCGGCGATGGACGAGGTCGAGCGGCGCCGGGTGGTCGAGGAGTGCAAGCGGGCCTTCGTGCTCAACGGGGCGGTCTTCCGCGACCTGGACGCCCGGTACCCGCTGAGCGCGTAG
- a CDS encoding RsiG family protein, translating into MDASSAARDRSGQVAQAPGGPSGPAVGAPDEPDLERLGLDQLRVLRRETLEQEADLSYLRRLLHGRMDILRAELDRRPGGGPVRTAGAPGPEPVPGDLLDRLPAILTDAPSTVRRSARHVTLRPPRTQESQLEADALMGDVQLADLAAHPAEELLAALERLRAHEREVSGRRQRLLRTADGCNAEITRRYRDGEARVDDLLAGGPL; encoded by the coding sequence ATGGACGCGAGCAGCGCGGCGCGGGACCGGTCCGGACAGGTGGCGCAGGCCCCCGGGGGCCCGAGCGGGCCGGCGGTCGGCGCGCCGGACGAGCCCGATCTGGAGCGGCTGGGCCTGGACCAGCTGCGGGTGCTGCGCCGGGAGACCCTGGAGCAGGAGGCCGACCTGTCGTACCTGCGGCGGCTGCTGCACGGGCGGATGGACATCCTGCGCGCCGAGCTCGACCGGCGGCCCGGCGGGGGCCCGGTCCGTACGGCCGGTGCGCCCGGCCCCGAGCCGGTCCCCGGCGACCTGCTGGACCGGCTGCCGGCCATCCTGACCGACGCGCCCTCCACCGTGCGGCGCTCGGCCCGGCACGTCACTCTCCGTCCGCCGCGCACCCAGGAGTCCCAGCTGGAGGCGGACGCGCTGATGGGCGACGTCCAGCTCGCCGACCTGGCCGCGCACCCGGCCGAGGAGCTGCTGGCCGCCCTAGAGCGGCTGCGGGCGCACGAGCGGGAGGTGTCCGGACGCCGCCAGCGGCTGCTGCGCACGGCCGACGGTTGCAATGCCGAGATCACCCGCAGGTACCGTGATGGGGAAGCACGGGTCGACGACCTGCTCGCAGGGGGGCCGCTCTGA
- a CDS encoding asparaginase, with translation MSQLATAHVLAEVIRSGFVEGRHHGSLVLLAADGSVEFALGDPDAPVFPRSTAKPFQAVATLRAGLAIEGELLALAASSHSAESFHLTGVRSILGSAGLDETALRTPADLPLDETEAELLLSAGGRRAPILMDCSGKHAGWLAACVANGWDTASYLDPAHPIQQLAREALEEGTGETPGHAGVDGCGAPLLAVTLTGLARGYRSLVLAAEGTAPRLVADAMRTHPEFVAGTRRADTWLMRAVPGALSKMGAEAVQVVALPDGRALAFKIDDGGERARGPVLAAALRRLGVTGADETVERIGAAPLLGGGAPVGQVRAAF, from the coding sequence ATGTCCCAGCTCGCCACCGCGCACGTTCTCGCCGAGGTCATACGCTCCGGCTTCGTCGAGGGCCGTCACCACGGCTCCCTGGTGCTGCTCGCCGCCGACGGCTCGGTCGAGTTCGCGCTCGGCGACCCGGACGCGCCGGTCTTCCCGCGGTCGACGGCCAAGCCGTTCCAGGCGGTGGCCACGCTGCGGGCCGGGCTGGCGATCGAGGGCGAGCTGCTGGCGCTGGCGGCCTCCAGCCACTCCGCAGAATCGTTTCACCTCACTGGTGTGCGAAGCATCCTCGGCTCCGCCGGGCTCGACGAGACGGCCCTGCGCACCCCGGCAGACCTGCCGCTGGACGAGACCGAGGCGGAGCTGCTGCTCTCCGCCGGCGGCCGCCGCGCCCCGATCCTGATGGACTGCTCCGGCAAGCACGCCGGCTGGCTGGCCGCCTGCGTGGCCAACGGCTGGGACACCGCGAGCTACCTCGACCCGGCCCACCCGATCCAGCAGCTCGCCCGGGAGGCCCTGGAGGAGGGCACCGGCGAGACCCCCGGGCACGCCGGGGTGGACGGCTGCGGCGCGCCGCTGCTGGCCGTCACGCTGACCGGCCTGGCCCGCGGCTACCGCAGCCTGGTGCTGGCCGCCGAGGGCACCGCGCCGCGCCTGGTCGCCGACGCGATGCGCACCCACCCCGAGTTCGTGGCCGGCACCCGCCGGGCCGACACCTGGCTGATGCGGGCCGTCCCCGGCGCGCTGTCCAAGATGGGGGCCGAGGCCGTCCAGGTGGTGGCGCTGCCGGACGGCCGGGCGCTCGCCTTCAAGATCGACGACGGTGGCGAGCGGGCGCGCGGCCCGGTGCTGGCCGCCGCGCTGCGCCGGCTCGGGGTGACCGGGGCGGACGAGACCGTCGAGCGGATCGGCGCGGCCCCGCTGCTCGGCGGCGGCGCGCCGGTCGGGCAGGTGCGGGCGGCCTTCTAG
- a CDS encoding IS701 family transposase: protein MAEVREDLEAFTAGLFEAFTRADQRRWGQAYVRGLLLDGKRKSVEPMAARLGEDGNRQALAHFVTTSPWDPAHVRARLSWRMQDAIDPTALIIDDTGFLKDGDASACVSRQYTGTAGKVTNCQVGVSLHLARDHASAPVNWRLFLPASWDPESTKADPDKVARRDRCGIPAGLGHVEKWQLALDMIDETRCWGVHVPLAIADAGYGDAAAFRLGLQQRGLHYVLGISTTPTAHPAEARPVTPAYSGTGRPPVAKYPDKARSVKDLAIAAGPKAARPVSWREGSRPGKAKSGFKRMYSRFVALRIRPAGREIRDATEGVELAECWLLAEWPAKEAEPVQFWLSNLPADTPLTTLVRMAKLRWRIEHDYREMKQALGLAHFEGRTFTGWHHHVTLVSLAHAFCTLRRLATAPKDAGPA from the coding sequence ATGGCCGAGGTCCGGGAGGACCTGGAGGCGTTCACGGCGGGGTTGTTCGAAGCGTTCACGCGTGCTGACCAGCGGCGTTGGGGGCAGGCGTACGTGCGTGGGCTGCTCCTGGACGGCAAGCGGAAGTCGGTGGAGCCGATGGCCGCGCGGCTCGGGGAGGACGGAAACCGGCAGGCTCTCGCGCACTTCGTCACGACAAGCCCCTGGGATCCGGCGCATGTCCGGGCCCGTTTGTCCTGGAGGATGCAGGACGCCATCGATCCGACCGCGCTGATCATCGACGACACGGGGTTCCTCAAGGACGGCGACGCGTCGGCGTGTGTGTCGCGGCAGTACACCGGAACCGCGGGCAAGGTCACCAACTGCCAAGTGGGCGTCTCGCTCCACTTGGCCCGTGACCACGCCTCGGCGCCGGTCAACTGGCGGCTGTTCCTCCCCGCGTCCTGGGACCCCGAATCGACGAAGGCCGACCCGGACAAGGTCGCCCGGCGAGACCGGTGCGGCATCCCCGCAGGCCTGGGCCACGTGGAGAAGTGGCAGCTGGCCCTGGACATGATCGACGAGACCCGGTGCTGGGGTGTCCACGTCCCGCTCGCCATCGCCGACGCCGGATACGGCGACGCCGCGGCCTTCCGCCTCGGCCTCCAGCAACGCGGCCTGCACTACGTGCTGGGGATCTCCACCACGCCGACCGCGCACCCTGCCGAAGCCCGGCCCGTCACGCCCGCCTACAGCGGCACCGGCCGGCCGCCGGTGGCGAAGTACCCGGACAAGGCCCGCAGTGTGAAGGACCTGGCCATCGCTGCCGGGCCGAAAGCGGCCAGGCCGGTGTCGTGGCGGGAGGGGTCGCGCCCAGGCAAGGCGAAGAGCGGCTTCAAGCGGATGTATTCGCGCTTCGTGGCGCTGCGGATCCGCCCGGCCGGACGCGAGATCCGCGACGCCACCGAGGGCGTGGAGCTGGCCGAGTGCTGGCTGCTGGCCGAATGGCCCGCCAAGGAAGCCGAGCCGGTCCAGTTCTGGCTCTCGAACCTGCCCGCCGACACCCCGCTGACCACTCTGGTGCGAATGGCCAAGCTCCGCTGGCGGATCGAGCACGACTACCGGGAGATGAAACAGGCCCTCGGCCTGGCCCACTTCGAGGGCCGCACGTTCACCGGCTGGCATCACCACGTCACGCTCGTCTCTCTCGCCCACGCGTTCTGCACCCTGCGCAGACTGGCCACCGCCCCAAAAGACGCGGGGCCGGCCTGA